AGGATATCAATATCAATGAATATTGGTGAAATAATCTAGCTGAATTGAAATTAGAAACTTACAAGTGCAATGAAAACATTATGATGCATGTTTCAGTTCGTAATTAATATGAACAAACACAACTGGCGATAAGCAAAATTATTTTGGGTGAAGGGGTTAAAATGAAAAAATATTTACTTTTAGTTCTGGTGATTTCTGTAGGGTTAACGGGTAGTTTGATGGCGGGGAATACGTATGTTCTAAATCTGCAGGATGAAAATCATTATTTCAAAATAGCTGATAATGCCAATAATGATTTGGATTTGGGATCTAATTTTACAATCGAAGCATGGATTTATATTAATGATGCCACTCATGGCAACGAAAGAATATTCTATTCAGCCAATTGGCAAATGTTTGTAGCGTCAGGGACTGGTTCCAGTGGTGCTAATGCAACAGTCACGGTGAGTGGTAGTGATATTGGAACAATAAGTATGTCAGTTCCCACAGAGGGATGGCATCATGTTTGTGTGAACAGCAATGGTACCTGGGCAAATAATTATCTTGATGGATCTGCAGTAAATAATGCAGGAGCGACAACGATAGGTGATGTCAGTTATTTGAGAGTCGGTTCTTATTCTTCAAACACAACTGATTTTCAAGGTGCTATTGATGAAATAAGAATATCAAATATAACCAGATATGGTCAATATTCATTTTCTGTGAGTGAAACTGATGCCCCTTTTACTAGCGATGCGAATACAATACTGCTTTATCATTTTGATAATAATTCAGAATTCCCTCCTGGGAATAGCTCAAGTAAGGTGTTTACAGCAACTAATTACAATATCGATGCGAGTGATTATTTTGCCTGGGATGATGCCACTTTTTCTGGGACTGATCTCTCCCTTCCCGTCACCCTCTCCTCCTTCTCAGCCAGACCAAGTAGCGCTGGTGTTCAACTGAACTGGATCACCTCCTCAGAGATTGAGAATTTGGGTTTTAATCTTTACCGTAGTGTTGATGGTAATGATATCGAGCTGATCTCCGGCTTCCTGAAAAATAATGAACTTCAGGGACATGGTAACAGTACGGTAGAGGCTGCCTACAGCTATTATGATAGCAAAGTCGATCCAGGACAGACCTATACTTATCTACTGGCCGATGTT
This genomic stretch from Candidatus Neomarinimicrobiota bacterium harbors:
- a CDS encoding LamG-like jellyroll fold domain-containing protein, with the protein product MKKYLLLVLVISVGLTGSLMAGNTYVLNLQDENHYFKIADNANNDLDLGSNFTIEAWIYINDATHGNERIFYSANWQMFVASGTGSSGANATVTVSGSDIGTISMSVPTEGWHHVCVNSNGTWANNYLDGSAVNNAGATTIGDVSYLRVGSYSSNTTDFQGAIDEIRISNITRYGQYSFSVSETDAPFTSDANTILLYHFDNNSEFPPGNSSSKVFTATNYNIDASDYFAWDDATFSGTDLSLPVTLSSFSARPSSAGVQLNWITSSEIENLGFNLYRSVDGNDIELISGFLKNNELQGHGNSTVEAAYSYYDSKVDPGQTYTYLLADVDYKNVETRHTKLMRTVTVSETELELPGRFTLSAAYPNPFNPSFTLPLTLDQAGAVRIDMFNQRGQLVETITNQYYATGYHEIQANGSHLATGVYLISCSIGNERVTQKVVLMK